From one Macellibacteroides fermentans genomic stretch:
- a CDS encoding anaerobic C4-dicarboxylate transporter family protein: MFIQLAFVLTAIILGARLGGIGLGILGGLGLAVLTFGFGLAPTSPPIDVMLMIVAVIAAAGCMQAAGGLDLMVKLAEKLLRKNPAQITILSPIVTYLFTFIAGTGHVAYSVLPVIAEVATETKIRPERPLGIAVIASQQAITASPISAATVALLSMLSGFDISLFDILKITVPCTLAGILIGAFFSLRVGKELMDDPEFKRRVSLGEFDERKLELTDVKNRTKAAISVGIFIFSTLCIVLFGSFESLRPTFTTNGESITLGMSAIIEICMLSAAALILLTTKTDGIKAAQGSVFMAGMQAVVAIFGIAWMGDTFIAGNMAELRGAIEGVVTQMPWLFGFALFIMSILLYSQAATIRALLPLGIALGISPYMLIALFPAVNGYFFVPNYPTVVAAINFDRTGTTRIGKYVLNHSFMMPGLIATGVAVGLGLLMIQLFN; encoded by the coding sequence ATGTTTATCCAACTTGCTTTCGTTTTAACAGCTATAATACTAGGTGCAAGGCTCGGAGGTATCGGTCTTGGAATTCTGGGAGGACTCGGATTAGCGGTTCTTACTTTCGGATTCGGACTTGCCCCCACCTCACCCCCTATCGATGTGATGCTTATGATTGTTGCCGTTATTGCGGCGGCAGGTTGCATGCAGGCTGCCGGAGGACTTGATCTGATGGTAAAGCTTGCCGAAAAACTACTTCGGAAAAATCCTGCACAGATAACGATATTAAGTCCTATCGTAACCTATCTTTTTACATTCATTGCCGGCACCGGCCATGTGGCCTACTCGGTTTTGCCAGTGATCGCAGAAGTAGCGACTGAAACAAAAATACGTCCTGAACGTCCTCTCGGTATAGCAGTTATTGCATCACAACAGGCAATTACTGCAAGTCCGATATCTGCAGCCACCGTTGCCCTGCTAAGTATGTTATCTGGTTTTGATATTTCCTTATTTGACATACTGAAGATAACGGTGCCATGTACATTGGCTGGAATTCTTATTGGCGCTTTTTTTTCACTTCGCGTTGGGAAAGAGTTAATGGATGATCCTGAATTCAAAAGAAGAGTAAGTTTAGGCGAATTTGACGAGCGCAAACTTGAGTTGACTGATGTAAAAAACAGAACAAAAGCGGCTATCTCTGTTGGCATCTTTATTTTCTCAACCCTTTGTATCGTCCTTTTCGGATCATTTGAAAGTCTGCGACCCACATTCACCACCAATGGAGAAAGCATAACCCTGGGAATGAGTGCTATTATCGAAATCTGTATGCTATCTGCCGCCGCTCTAATTCTTCTGACTACTAAAACCGATGGGATTAAAGCAGCCCAAGGATCTGTTTTTATGGCTGGTATGCAAGCTGTAGTAGCTATTTTCGGTATTGCCTGGATGGGAGATACCTTTATTGCAGGAAATATGGCTGAATTAAGAGGTGCGATTGAGGGTGTTGTTACTCAAATGCCTTGGTTGTTCGGTTTTGCTTTGTTTATAATGTCCATCTTGCTTTACAGTCAGGCCGCAACCATCAGAGCCCTGCTTCCATTAGGTATAGCTTTGGGAATTTCGCCCTATATGCTTATTGCCTTATTTCCTGCAGTAAACGGATATTTCTTTGTACCCAATTACCCAACTGTTGTCGCAGCTATTAATTTTGATCGTACAGGTACCACACGTATTGGCAAATACGTACTAAACCACTCATTTATGATGCCGGGACTAATTGCCACAGGTGTGGCTGTTGGATTGGGATTACTGATGATTCAGCTATTTAATTAA
- a CDS encoding PhoH family protein, whose amino-acid sequence MIERIYILESVDPVIFYGVNNSNMQLIKTLFPKLRIVARGNVMKVIGDEDESELFLKKIREVEKYCEEYNSLTEDIILDIIKGNTPPVVKQENLIIHGMNGKAIVARTPNQQLLVEAFQENDLVFATGPAGSGKTFVAIALAVKALKNKEVKKIILSRPAVEAGEKLGFLPGEMKDKLDPYLQPLYDALQEMIPGAKLKEYMENNIIQIAPLAYMRGRTLNDAVIILDEAQNTTTHQIKMFLTRLGINAKMIVTGDITQIDLPPTATSGLIQAMKILKGVSGIGKIEFNKKDIVRHKLVKRIVEAYEKHDAKRAAEREEKRQFINEDSQNK is encoded by the coding sequence ATGATTGAACGCATATATATTCTTGAGAGTGTAGATCCGGTCATTTTTTACGGAGTAAACAACTCAAACATGCAGCTGATTAAAACGCTGTTCCCCAAATTACGCATAGTTGCACGCGGAAATGTTATGAAAGTAATCGGAGACGAAGACGAATCCGAACTCTTCCTCAAGAAGATACGCGAAGTGGAAAAATACTGTGAAGAATATAATTCGTTGACTGAAGATATTATTCTTGATATCATTAAGGGCAATACACCTCCGGTCGTAAAGCAGGAGAACCTGATTATTCATGGGATGAATGGAAAGGCCATTGTTGCCCGCACCCCCAATCAACAACTTCTGGTGGAGGCTTTTCAAGAAAACGATCTTGTTTTCGCAACCGGACCTGCAGGCTCCGGCAAAACCTTCGTTGCAATTGCTCTTGCAGTCAAGGCTCTAAAAAACAAAGAGGTAAAAAAGATTATATTAAGCAGACCGGCTGTTGAGGCTGGAGAAAAGCTTGGATTCCTTCCCGGCGAGATGAAAGATAAATTGGATCCATATCTGCAACCTTTATATGATGCGCTTCAGGAAATGATTCCGGGAGCCAAGTTAAAGGAATATATGGAAAACAATATTATTCAGATTGCTCCTTTGGCATACATGCGCGGACGCACGCTCAATGATGCTGTAATTATTCTGGATGAAGCTCAAAACACAACAACTCACCAGATAAAAATGTTTCTTACAAGGCTAGGCATAAATGCCAAGATGATAGTTACCGGAGATATTACGCAGATTGACCTGCCTCCTACTGCTACATCTGGTCTTATACAAGCTATGAAAATCTTGAAAGGTGTTTCAGGTATTGGCAAAATTGAATTTAATAAAAAAGATATAGTAAGGCATAAACTCGTAAAACGGATTGTGGAGGCTTACGAAAAACACGATGCGAAACGAGCTGCCGAACGTGAAGAAAAAAGGCAATTTATAAACGAAGATTCTCAAAATAAATAA
- a CDS encoding phosphoribosylaminoimidazolesuccinocarboxamide synthase → MKKALVRTDFNFPGQKSVYHGKVRDVYNINDDLLVMVATDRISAFDVVLPEGIPYKGQVLNQIASKFLDATQDIVPNWKQATPDPMVTVGLMCEGFRVEMVIRGYLTGSAWREYKAGARTLCGVALPEGMKENQKFPTPIITPTTKADEGHDENISREEIIEQGLVSKEDYEMLEKYTMALFLRGTEMAAEKGLILVDTKYEFGKKDGKIYLIDEIHTPDSSRYFYAEGYEERFEKGEEQKQLSKEFVRQWLIANGFQGKTGQQVPLMTPEYCDSVSERYIELYENIVGEKFQKADTDNLVSRIEKNVMSYLQSK, encoded by the coding sequence ATGAAGAAGGCGTTAGTTAGAACAGATTTCAATTTCCCAGGACAGAAGAGTGTATATCATGGTAAAGTTCGTGATGTGTATAACATCAATGACGATTTGCTGGTAATGGTGGCAACCGACCGTATCTCGGCATTTGATGTGGTTTTACCGGAAGGTATTCCTTACAAAGGACAAGTCTTAAACCAGATTGCTTCCAAATTTCTGGATGCCACACAAGACATTGTTCCGAACTGGAAACAGGCAACACCAGATCCAATGGTAACCGTAGGCCTCATGTGTGAAGGATTCCGTGTAGAAATGGTGATACGTGGATACCTTACAGGTAGTGCATGGAGAGAATATAAGGCTGGCGCCCGTACGTTGTGTGGTGTAGCTTTACCAGAAGGCATGAAAGAAAATCAAAAATTCCCAACTCCGATTATTACTCCAACAACGAAAGCGGATGAAGGACATGATGAGAATATTTCGAGAGAAGAAATTATAGAACAAGGTCTTGTATCGAAAGAAGATTATGAGATGCTTGAAAAGTACACAATGGCTTTGTTCTTGCGTGGAACTGAAATGGCAGCAGAAAAAGGCCTTATCCTAGTTGACACAAAATATGAGTTTGGTAAAAAAGACGGTAAGATCTATCTGATTGACGAAATCCACACTCCGGACTCATCACGCTATTTTTATGCAGAAGGTTACGAAGAACGTTTCGAAAAAGGTGAAGAACAAAAGCAACTTTCAAAAGAATTTGTACGTCAGTGGTTAATCGCAAACGGCTTCCAAGGTAAAACCGGCCAGCAAGTTCCTTTGATGACTCCAGAATATTGCGATAGTGTATCGGAGCGTTATATTGAACTTTATGAAAATATTGTTGGCGAAAAATTTCAGAAAGCGGATACTGATAATCTGGTAAGCCGTATTGAAAAGAATGTTATGTCATATCTTCAGTCGAAATAA
- the gldE gene encoding gliding motility-associated protein GldE, translating to MDSDYFLSEFFNEIGMHTLATGPVVALVLALFLLFISAFISASEIAFFSLEQDDLNTIRKGEHSSDNTIQHFLKNPAYLLATILVLNNLVNVTVVMLCAYGLNSIFALPYISGGSIVVQIAVITFLLLLFGEIIPRIYASKNSLRFVRKSAPALSAAVKVIRPVAKILVSSTDMINKMLAKKRNELSVDDLSMALELTSSEIPEEKEMLADIIKFYSKTAKEIMTSRLDMEDIEIKADFRFVIDSIIKTGYSRIPVFSGTEDNIRGILYIKDLLPYLDKPAAFRWQSLIRPAYFVPETKKIDDLLEEFRTNKIHMAIVVDEFGGTSGLVTMEDILEEIVGDISDEYDEEEKQYSLLSDGSYIFEAKIQLSDFFRVVNVNEDEFGSLTEEVETLAGLLLEIKGDLPERREIIDYKQYRFQVLEADNRRILKVKYTLLTE from the coding sequence TTGGACTCTGATTATTTTTTATCGGAATTTTTTAATGAAATAGGTATGCATACCCTTGCTACAGGGCCTGTTGTAGCTTTAGTATTGGCATTATTTCTTTTGTTTATATCTGCTTTTATATCTGCTTCGGAGATTGCTTTTTTTTCTTTGGAACAGGATGACTTAAATACAATACGCAAAGGAGAGCATTCATCAGATAATACGATCCAACATTTTCTTAAGAATCCGGCCTATTTGTTAGCGACGATTTTAGTCCTGAACAACCTTGTAAACGTAACTGTTGTAATGCTTTGTGCATATGGACTGAATTCTATTTTTGCTTTGCCATATATTTCTGGAGGGTCGATAGTCGTTCAGATCGCAGTAATTACTTTTTTACTCCTGCTTTTCGGCGAAATTATACCTCGAATATACGCATCAAAGAATTCGTTACGGTTTGTAAGAAAATCTGCTCCGGCATTGAGTGCTGCAGTAAAAGTAATCAGGCCTGTTGCTAAAATACTTGTATCTTCAACAGATATGATTAATAAGATGTTGGCAAAGAAGAGAAACGAGCTTTCTGTTGATGATTTATCTATGGCATTGGAGTTAACTTCGAGTGAAATACCAGAAGAAAAAGAGATGCTTGCCGATATAATAAAGTTTTATAGCAAAACTGCCAAAGAGATTATGACCTCAAGGCTTGATATGGAGGACATAGAGATTAAAGCGGATTTTCGTTTTGTAATAGATTCAATTATTAAAACCGGCTATTCCCGCATTCCGGTTTTTTCTGGAACAGAAGATAATATAAGGGGAATTCTATACATAAAAGATCTTTTGCCTTACCTGGATAAACCAGCTGCTTTTCGTTGGCAAAGCCTTATTCGCCCCGCTTATTTTGTGCCTGAAACAAAAAAAATAGATGATTTACTGGAGGAGTTCCGTACCAATAAAATTCACATGGCCATTGTTGTTGATGAGTTTGGGGGAACTTCCGGTTTGGTAACAATGGAAGATATTCTTGAAGAGATTGTCGGTGATATATCTGACGAATATGATGAGGAAGAAAAACAGTATTCATTGTTATCGGACGGCAGTTATATTTTTGAGGCTAAAATTCAACTGTCTGATTTTTTCAGGGTGGTGAATGTAAATGAGGATGAATTTGGTTCTCTTACCGAAGAAGTTGAAACCTTAGCCGGATTACTTCTCGAAATAAAAGGTGACCTGCCGGAGCGAAGAGAGATTATCGACTATAAACAATACCGTTTTCAGGTATTAGAGGCTGATAATCGTCGAATTTTAAAAGTGAAATATACCCTGTTGACGGAATAG
- a CDS encoding shikimate dehydrogenase family protein, whose product MQKYGLIGYPLSHSFSKAYFNQKFEIEKIDAEYVNFEIPNIKEFKNVIKENPDLCGLNVTLPYKTQIIPLLDDIDEDARLIGAVNVIKFSKGFFGKTKLKGYNSDIIGFKKSIEPLLNDTHRKALILGTGGASKAVFQGLKQMGVGATFVSRKPQDFCITYNEITPKTMEKYTVIINTTPVGMFPNINECPDIPYDLVTPNHLLYDLLYNPDETLFMKKGKEQGAVVKNGLEMLLVQAFAAWEIWQK is encoded by the coding sequence ATGCAAAAATACGGTTTAATAGGCTACCCACTCAGCCATTCATTTTCTAAAGCTTACTTTAATCAAAAGTTTGAAATTGAAAAGATTGATGCTGAATATGTTAACTTTGAGATTCCAAATATCAAAGAATTTAAAAATGTTATAAAGGAAAACCCTGATTTGTGCGGTCTAAACGTTACTTTACCCTATAAAACGCAAATAATACCACTATTGGATGACATCGACGAAGATGCCAGACTAATTGGTGCTGTTAATGTGATAAAATTCAGTAAAGGTTTTTTTGGCAAAACCAAACTAAAGGGATACAATTCGGATATTATAGGATTCAAGAAGTCGATTGAGCCTTTATTGAATGACACCCATCGTAAAGCTTTGATCTTAGGAACCGGGGGTGCTTCGAAAGCCGTTTTCCAGGGGTTAAAACAAATGGGGGTCGGAGCCACATTCGTATCCAGGAAACCTCAGGATTTCTGTATTACCTATAACGAGATAACTCCCAAAACCATGGAAAAATACACCGTAATTATCAATACGACTCCTGTTGGAATGTTTCCGAACATAAATGAATGTCCTGATATTCCTTACGATTTAGTAACTCCCAATCATTTGCTTTACGATTTACTATACAATCCCGACGAAACTCTTTTTATGAAAAAAGGTAAAGAACAGGGAGCTGTAGTAAAAAACGGTTTAGAGATGTTACTTGTTCAGGCCTTTGCTGCCTGGGAAATATGGCAAAAATAA
- a CDS encoding 4'-phosphopantetheinyl transferase family protein, with the protein MPLLVEHSLPLWGIWKIEESSDELLKLLENKQPYYSFVTDTMTEARKREWLASRVLVKRLLGFEPDISYTDAGAPFLVGLSKRISISHTKGFAAVILSDNPAAGIDIEYMSDRVKKIRTRFMSASEDSQIDAHYETEHLLVYWSAKETLFKMIGQSDVDFKEHLQIHPFQYSNEGVFLATERRTKKNESFKIHFFVTQEFVLTRSE; encoded by the coding sequence ATGCCGTTGCTTGTAGAACATAGCTTGCCTCTTTGGGGAATATGGAAGATTGAAGAGTCTTCAGATGAGTTGTTGAAGTTATTGGAAAATAAGCAACCCTATTATTCATTTGTTACAGATACGATGACTGAAGCTAGAAAGCGCGAATGGTTGGCCTCAAGAGTTCTTGTTAAACGATTACTTGGATTTGAACCTGATATTTCCTATACCGATGCCGGAGCTCCGTTCTTGGTTGGCTTATCCAAAAGGATTAGTATCTCTCATACAAAAGGGTTTGCTGCAGTGATTTTGTCTGATAACCCTGCTGCAGGTATAGATATTGAATATATGTCAGATCGGGTTAAAAAGATCCGTACCCGTTTTATGTCGGCTTCCGAAGACTCTCAAATTGATGCGCATTATGAAACAGAACATTTACTTGTTTATTGGAGCGCTAAAGAAACTCTTTTCAAGATGATAGGGCAATCGGATGTGGATTTTAAGGAACATCTTCAAATTCATCCGTTCCAATATTCGAATGAAGGAGTGTTTTTAGCAACAGAAAGGCGCACAAAAAAAAATGAATCATTTAAAATTCATTTTTTTGTAACACAAGAATTTGTGTTGACCCGAAGCGAGTAG
- a CDS encoding DUF5715 family protein, translated as MKINNKLLLLLLTISFTTIFYSCNEKRGELKRIWFKGSYNRDFNDLNDLHLSSALKIGIEPVSSREEAEHASRKMEEITTNDYYEVEELTHSIPFLVPEAAELLEEIGRNFQDSLTNHNASIYKIKVTSITRTVDDIKKLRKRNLNSSLNSAHQYGTTFDVSWNRFVKIDETDMLSIPKEDLKMVLAMVLRDLQKADRCYVKHERKQGCFHITAR; from the coding sequence ATGAAAATAAATAATAAGCTTCTGCTATTGCTTTTAACAATCTCTTTTACAACTATCTTCTATTCATGCAACGAAAAACGCGGCGAATTAAAACGCATTTGGTTTAAAGGAAGCTATAACCGGGATTTTAATGATTTAAACGATCTTCATCTTTCTTCTGCATTAAAAATAGGAATAGAGCCGGTTTCTTCCAGAGAAGAAGCTGAACATGCTTCACGCAAAATGGAAGAAATAACCACCAACGATTATTACGAAGTGGAAGAGCTCACACACTCAATTCCTTTTCTTGTCCCGGAGGCAGCCGAACTTCTGGAGGAAATAGGACGTAATTTTCAGGACTCACTGACTAATCATAATGCCTCAATTTATAAAATAAAGGTAACCAGTATTACTCGTACAGTTGATGATATTAAAAAGCTTAGAAAAAGGAATTTAAACTCTTCGCTAAATTCGGCTCACCAATACGGAACTACTTTCGATGTTTCGTGGAACCGTTTTGTCAAAATAGACGAAACAGATATGCTCTCAATACCGAAAGAAGATCTTAAAATGGTTTTAGCTATGGTTTTAAGGGATTTGCAAAAGGCGGATCGTTGTTATGTTAAACACGAGCGTAAGCAAGGTTGTTTTCACATTACAGCCCGTTAA
- the mutY gene encoding A/G-specific adenine glycosylase has product MKQTDKDIEISTMLVDWYKENQRDLPWRQTTDPYKIWISEIILQQTRVVQGLDYYYRFIDRFPTVDALAAASEEEVLKYWQGLGYYSRARNLHASAQYIMLHCGGIFPSSYETILSLKGIGEYTAAAIASFAWNMPYPVVDGNVYRVFSRLFALDTPIDTGKGKKEFYELANMLINPSNASMHNQAVMDFGALVCTPQAPSCTSCPFQHKCLAFAGGNVLDYPVKQHKTKSRNRYFNYFHIEWNDRTFLSRRDKSDIWKGLYEFPLIETGQSVNFTELSSLPDFKAIFGFQTPLDIMLVLNEKKHVLSHQVIYANFYKVRISNKDSALDKFIEINSSELDNYAISRLTHIYFDKLAESFAN; this is encoded by the coding sequence ATGAAACAAACTGATAAAGATATAGAAATAAGCACGATGCTTGTAGATTGGTATAAAGAAAACCAAAGAGATTTGCCCTGGCGACAAACAACGGATCCATATAAAATCTGGATCTCAGAAATTATTCTCCAGCAGACCCGGGTTGTTCAGGGATTAGATTACTATTATAGGTTTATTGACCGTTTTCCAACTGTTGATGCTTTAGCTGCAGCTTCCGAAGAAGAGGTTCTGAAGTATTGGCAAGGACTCGGTTATTACAGCAGAGCACGTAATTTGCATGCCAGTGCCCAATATATTATGTTACACTGTGGCGGGATTTTCCCCTCATCCTATGAGACAATCTTGTCCCTCAAAGGTATTGGAGAGTATACCGCAGCTGCTATTGCCTCTTTTGCATGGAATATGCCATATCCGGTTGTTGATGGAAATGTTTACAGGGTTTTCTCAAGGCTATTTGCTTTAGATACTCCAATTGATACCGGCAAGGGAAAGAAAGAATTCTATGAATTGGCAAATATGTTGATTAATCCATCTAACGCGTCGATGCACAACCAGGCGGTGATGGATTTTGGTGCATTGGTTTGTACCCCTCAGGCTCCATCCTGTACGTCGTGCCCATTTCAGCATAAATGTCTTGCCTTTGCTGGAGGAAATGTACTGGATTATCCCGTTAAACAACATAAAACGAAAAGTAGAAATCGTTACTTCAACTATTTTCATATTGAATGGAACGATCGGACATTCTTAAGCAGACGTGATAAAAGTGACATATGGAAAGGTTTATATGAGTTTCCCTTGATTGAAACCGGACAATCTGTCAATTTTACTGAATTAAGCAGTCTACCGGACTTTAAAGCCATATTTGGTTTTCAAACGCCTCTTGATATTATGTTAGTGTTAAATGAAAAAAAACATGTATTATCGCATCAGGTTATTTATGCCAATTTTTATAAAGTCCGAATCTCAAACAAAGATTCTGCATTGGATAAGTTTATCGAAATAAATTCATCAGAATTGGATAATTATGCAATTTCAAGATTGACTCATATTTATTTTGATAAACTGGCTGAAAGCTTTGCAAATTGA
- a CDS encoding single-stranded DNA-binding protein, with translation MSLNKVILIGNVGKDPDVRYFDSGSAVANFPMATSERGYTLSNGTVVPERTEWHNIVVRRDQVQFVEKWVKKGSMVYVEGKIRTRTYDDQNGIKRYLTEIHADRVEFFSSGRPAESGTQPAATTAQQPMQNQPSTAYSQPMAQQNPSLEGNNSEDDLPF, from the coding sequence ATGTCTTTGAATAAAGTAATATTAATCGGAAACGTTGGTAAGGATCCGGATGTAAGATATTTTGATAGCGGTAGTGCAGTTGCCAATTTTCCGATGGCTACATCAGAAAGAGGATACACTTTGTCAAACGGAACGGTTGTACCGGAGCGTACAGAGTGGCATAATATTGTGGTTCGTAGAGATCAGGTCCAGTTTGTTGAAAAGTGGGTGAAGAAGGGGTCAATGGTTTATGTTGAAGGGAAGATACGTACCCGTACTTATGATGATCAAAATGGAATAAAACGATATCTGACAGAGATTCATGCGGACAGAGTAGAGTTTTTCAGCTCGGGTCGTCCTGCCGAAAGTGGTACTCAACCGGCAGCTACAACTGCTCAGCAGCCAATGCAGAATCAACCATCAACTGCATATTCGCAACCAATGGCTCAACAGAATCCTTCTCTGGAAGGAAATAATAGTGAGGATGATTTACCATTCTAA
- the ubiE gene encoding bifunctional demethylmenaquinone methyltransferase/2-methoxy-6-polyprenyl-1,4-benzoquinol methylase UbiE → MEYGPEKILPYNNDEQKSTQVRRMFDSIAGTYDLLNHALSFGIDKGWRKKGISFLKPYAPSEVLDIATGTGDLAISIYKMLAPNKIIGADISEGMMDVGRKKVADLGLSSTILFEQQDCLNLSYEENSFDAITAAFGVRNFENIEKGISEMYRVLRPGGHVMILELSTPAHFPMKQLYKIYSNTVIPFIGRFLSKEKTAYHYLPASIKVVPQGKEMTAILTKCGFKEAKFCTFTFGICSMYTGIK, encoded by the coding sequence ATGGAATACGGTCCAGAAAAAATATTACCGTATAACAACGACGAACAAAAAAGTACACAGGTCCGGCGAATGTTTGATTCAATCGCCGGCACCTATGACTTGCTTAACCATGCATTGTCATTTGGTATCGATAAAGGTTGGCGAAAAAAAGGGATTAGTTTTCTAAAACCATATGCCCCGTCGGAAGTTCTGGATATAGCTACCGGAACAGGAGATCTGGCTATTTCGATTTATAAAATGTTAGCTCCAAACAAAATTATCGGAGCCGATATTTCGGAAGGGATGATGGATGTAGGAAGAAAGAAAGTAGCTGATTTAGGATTGTCGTCCACTATCCTTTTTGAACAACAGGATTGTTTGAATCTCTCCTATGAAGAAAATTCGTTCGATGCAATTACTGCTGCATTTGGTGTTCGTAATTTTGAAAATATTGAAAAAGGCATTTCGGAAATGTACAGAGTTCTTCGTCCCGGAGGTCATGTTATGATATTGGAGCTTTCAACTCCTGCGCATTTTCCCATGAAACAACTTTACAAAATTTACTCAAACACAGTTATTCCATTTATAGGTCGTTTTCTTTCAAAAGAAAAAACAGCTTATCACTATCTGCCTGCATCAATAAAAGTCGTTCCTCAAGGTAAGGAGATGACAGCCATTCTGACTAAATGTGGTTTTAAAGAGGCTAAATTCTGTACATTTACGTTTGGAATTTGTTCTATGTATACAGGAATCAAATAA
- a CDS encoding HU family DNA-binding protein: MTKADIVSEISKNTGIDKATVLASVESFMDIVKNSLSQGDNVYLRGFGSFVIKKRAQKTARNISKNTTIIIPEHNIPSFKPAKTFLNEVK; the protein is encoded by the coding sequence ATGACTAAAGCGGATATTGTTAGCGAGATTTCTAAAAATACCGGTATTGACAAAGCAACGGTATTAGCAAGCGTTGAATCTTTTATGGATATCGTAAAGAATTCTCTATCACAAGGAGACAATGTATACTTAAGAGGATTTGGAAGTTTCGTAATCAAGAAAAGAGCTCAAAAAACAGCTCGTAATATTTCCAAAAACACGACAATCATTATTCCGGAACATAATATTCCGTCGTTTAAACCAGCAAAAACATTCCTGAACGAAGTTAAGTAA